One part of the Rhodopirellula bahusiensis genome encodes these proteins:
- a CDS encoding VOC family protein, with amino-acid sequence MKTDELSTCFCTQSVDECRDFYTRHFAARPIFDCGWYVSLRINGDGPTLQFMQPQGEAPAFGGAGVMLNFKVGDVDAEHARLTGAGLQAVMPLEDHPWGDRGFSVLDPIGNSVYVYSDREPSDEFKKFHLGS; translated from the coding sequence ATGAAGACAGACGAACTCTCCACTTGTTTTTGCACGCAATCCGTTGACGAGTGTCGCGACTTCTATACTCGACATTTCGCCGCTCGCCCGATTTTTGACTGCGGTTGGTATGTCAGCCTGCGCATCAACGGCGACGGGCCGACGCTTCAGTTCATGCAACCACAGGGCGAGGCCCCCGCATTTGGTGGGGCGGGAGTTATGCTCAATTTCAAGGTTGGCGATGTTGACGCGGAACACGCGCGTTTAACTGGCGCGGGCCTCCAAGCCGTGATGCCGCTTGAGGATCACCCGTGGGGTGACCGTGGATTCTCCGTTCTCGATCCCATCGGAAACTCCGTTTACGTCTATTCTGACCGCGAACCTAGCGACGAGTTCAAGAAATTCCACCTTGGCTCGTGA
- a CDS encoding DUF4261 domain-containing protein has protein sequence MTMVCFLAFSDVAEFDIAGFRQCAGATLPGSLKVDEITTSSDSIFQIDFESPPSDSDPGCIIVSQMPALAIDEAKESALWPSAPQDLAAHKSHWIVTTAGSELSLLDQAWLMTRVVDAILRSHPTTLGVLWHRHALKISAESYRQAIADLPPDELPLQLWVDISVLPDETPETTALAFTTGMDAFELMELECVDSPESPIETYGRINGACQYLIENGPVLRHGDTLGETENERIDVLHTDSALPREGPVIRLRYSGDEDGSLGVPDESSSGLSGIVVLVGILLATILAIFGIVKAVGFATAMFAGTPPAKPKPNVPEQEQRLPGVVNDAARSAPAPAPTPNPADRPRQDPQPTMVPDPAPSPTPSQPVVDAPKQASEVNEQAKDVWTDVRVWRDLAGEIILDAEIVGVVRSDGKTMIQLTKEDGEPDSIPYESVSKDDQAFAKQWYQREQDRPTGEDGAKLPIVNDRVKVKWGNKWWKSRVKEVDDTRYKVTYVGWGDSWDEWKTADQLRWPDDSPVAQTVSLPDPARRATPE, from the coding sequence ATGACGATGGTTTGCTTTTTGGCGTTTTCAGACGTTGCCGAGTTTGATATCGCTGGTTTTCGGCAATGTGCAGGAGCGACGTTACCAGGATCGTTGAAGGTAGATGAGATCACAACGAGCAGTGATTCGATCTTTCAGATTGACTTCGAATCACCACCGAGCGACTCAGACCCAGGTTGCATCATTGTTTCGCAGATGCCTGCTTTGGCGATTGACGAAGCAAAAGAGTCTGCACTTTGGCCCAGCGCGCCGCAAGATCTTGCGGCCCACAAGAGTCATTGGATCGTCACGACAGCAGGGTCAGAGTTATCGCTTCTGGATCAGGCTTGGTTGATGACGCGTGTCGTCGACGCGATCTTGCGTTCGCATCCAACGACGCTCGGAGTTCTGTGGCATCGGCATGCGTTAAAAATCTCCGCAGAATCTTATCGACAAGCGATTGCCGATCTTCCGCCGGATGAACTTCCGCTCCAGTTGTGGGTCGATATTTCGGTCTTGCCTGACGAAACCCCCGAGACGACGGCGCTCGCCTTTACGACAGGCATGGACGCGTTCGAATTGATGGAACTCGAATGTGTCGACTCGCCAGAGTCACCGATCGAAACTTATGGCCGGATCAATGGAGCTTGCCAGTACTTGATCGAAAACGGTCCCGTACTACGGCACGGCGACACACTGGGCGAAACGGAAAACGAACGCATCGATGTGTTGCATACAGATTCAGCATTGCCGCGTGAGGGCCCCGTCATTCGGCTTCGGTACTCGGGCGATGAAGATGGCTCGTTGGGTGTACCGGATGAAAGTTCGTCTGGTTTGTCGGGCATCGTCGTCTTGGTCGGCATATTGTTGGCAACAATCTTGGCGATTTTTGGAATCGTCAAAGCAGTTGGATTCGCAACCGCCATGTTCGCTGGAACTCCACCGGCCAAACCAAAGCCGAACGTTCCCGAGCAGGAGCAAAGGCTGCCCGGAGTAGTGAACGACGCCGCGCGGTCGGCTCCCGCACCCGCCCCAACTCCCAATCCCGCTGACCGCCCAAGGCAAGATCCGCAGCCAACGATGGTTCCCGATCCGGCTCCCAGTCCGACGCCTTCGCAACCGGTGGTTGATGCGCCGAAACAGGCAAGCGAAGTGAATGAACAAGCTAAAGACGTGTGGACTGATGTTCGCGTTTGGCGGGATCTGGCGGGCGAGATAATTTTGGATGCCGAAATCGTTGGTGTGGTGCGTAGTGACGGAAAAACGATGATCCAACTGACGAAGGAGGATGGCGAGCCGGATTCAATTCCCTACGAATCGGTCTCGAAAGATGACCAGGCGTTTGCCAAACAGTGGTATCAACGGGAACAAGATCGACCCACAGGCGAGGACGGTGCTAAGCTGCCGATCGTGAACGATCGTGTCAAAGTGAAGTGGGGCAATAAGTGGTGGAAGAGCCGAGTCAAAGAAGTTGACGACACTCGATACAAAGTCACGTATGTCGGCTGGGGTGACAGCTGGGATGAATGGAAGACGGCCGACCAACTACGCTGGCCGGACGATTCTCCGGTAGCCCAAACCGTATCGCTGCCGGACCCAGCGAGACGTGCAACGCCAGAGTGA
- a CDS encoding type II toxin-antitoxin system RelE/ParE family toxin, with translation MPSKIYWTRQSREDLRAVRAHIARDAPATASAYVRKLRLSVGRLRQFPFSGEVVPEIGREDLREVLQGNYRIIYRVADRRVDILAVFHSARIFDERDFSSSE, from the coding sequence ATGCCCAGTAAAATTTACTGGACCCGGCAGTCTCGCGAAGACCTCCGTGCTGTTCGTGCTCACATTGCCCGTGACGCGCCAGCTACGGCGTCTGCCTATGTACGAAAACTGCGGCTATCCGTTGGGCGATTGCGACAATTCCCGTTTTCCGGCGAGGTCGTTCCGGAGATTGGCCGTGAGGATCTGCGCGAGGTACTCCAAGGCAACTACCGCATCATATATCGCGTGGCCGACCGCAGAGTCGATATTCTCGCGGTGTTTCATAGCGCCCGTATCTTTGACGAACGCGATTTCAGCAGCAGTGAATGA
- a CDS encoding DUF2695 domain-containing protein, translated as MARLDKQQRKKLLREAKLKAMEDAAEALPLSNTQFKALFDMLDERLPIDGCDHTRRLTIAHIRSAGLPETETLEWLAENGGYCDCEVLANSEEAWEACKQYNTTT; from the coding sequence ATGGCACGTTTAGACAAGCAGCAACGAAAGAAGCTTCTTCGTGAGGCCAAGCTGAAAGCGATGGAAGACGCTGCCGAGGCACTTCCGCTCTCGAACACGCAATTCAAGGCGTTGTTCGACATGCTCGACGAACGCCTCCCCATTGACGGTTGCGACCACACTCGACGTCTTACGATCGCACATATCCGCTCTGCAGGGTTACCCGAAACTGAAACCTTGGAATGGCTTGCCGAGAATGGCGGTTACTGCGATTGCGAGGTGCTTGCCAACTCAGAGGAGGCGTGGGAAGCCTGCAAACAATACAACACGACAACGTAG
- a CDS encoding type II toxin-antitoxin system RelE/ParE family toxin: MPRLRYSAESKDDLKQIARFIARDKPDAARQWVQKLREKCRLVAKHPDVGDARPELGDDIRSTYVGSYVIFFGEWKDSWRSSESFEAMSTIQKSRGT, translated from the coding sequence ATGCCGAGACTTCGGTATTCTGCAGAATCGAAGGACGATCTAAAGCAGATTGCTCGATTCATCGCCCGTGACAAACCGGACGCAGCCCGACAATGGGTGCAGAAGCTGCGCGAGAAATGCCGATTGGTCGCCAAGCATCCAGATGTTGGTGACGCGCGGCCCGAACTTGGTGATGACATTCGATCCACGTACGTTGGCAGTTACGTGATTTTTTTCGGCGAGTGGAAGGATTCCTGGAGGTCGTCAGAGTCATTCGAGGCGATGTCGACGATCCAAAAATCTAGGGGCACGTAA
- a CDS encoding HEAT repeat domain-containing protein yields the protein MNPLQQYIDDLEFPDASTREAAAHAIHDLGDAARDAAPALFAAILRETDACPWVGTALTRIGPLAADLDALESALRSDNSHVRFWAARTIVKLGPDAEPLIPILISLLCDSHHPVTDSVVWALGTIGIPAISPLVDATHDDDAELRGRAVLALGRYPQDAAIKLPAIVKSLDDPDPNVRRQAAHAICSLGQDAHPDRDGYDAGTFSTLVAAIDRIADGDSIDVDAEWFGRVHGWLRPSA from the coding sequence GTGAATCCACTGCAGCAGTACATCGACGACCTTGAGTTCCCTGACGCTTCCACGCGTGAGGCTGCTGCACACGCAATCCACGATCTCGGTGATGCGGCACGCGATGCTGCTCCAGCGCTGTTCGCCGCGATACTCCGCGAAACCGACGCCTGCCCTTGGGTGGGAACGGCTCTCACACGCATCGGGCCGCTGGCTGCCGACCTCGACGCACTTGAATCTGCACTTCGCAGCGACAACTCGCACGTTCGCTTTTGGGCCGCTCGCACCATTGTCAAACTTGGCCCTGATGCCGAACCATTAATTCCAATATTGATTTCACTTCTTTGTGATTCACACCACCCTGTTACCGACTCGGTCGTTTGGGCACTCGGCACGATTGGAATCCCTGCGATCTCGCCTCTAGTTGACGCTACACACGATGACGACGCCGAACTTCGTGGTCGTGCAGTTCTTGCTCTCGGTCGCTATCCGCAGGATGCCGCAATAAAGCTGCCCGCTATCGTCAAATCGCTTGATGATCCTGACCCCAACGTCCGCAGGCAGGCCGCTCATGCGATTTGCTCGTTAGGGCAGGATGCGCATCCCGATCGAGACGGTTACGATGCTGGCACATTTTCAACGCTTGTTGCCGCAATCGATCGAATTGCTGATGGCGATTCCATTGATGTCGACGCAGAATGGTTTGGACGCGTGCATGGCTGGCTCCGTCCCAGCGCGTAG
- a CDS encoding ribbon-helix-helix domain-containing protein, producing MNLNLPSEVNDFVKGLVSQGRYNTEEDAIVEGIKLLMGREQLRGEIRKGVKQLDAGEFYDEEAVFNEVNAEIDKVEAEQQGS from the coding sequence ATGAATCTGAACCTGCCAAGCGAAGTCAACGATTTCGTGAAAGGTCTTGTTTCCCAAGGACGGTACAATACTGAGGAAGATGCCATCGTCGAGGGCATCAAGCTGTTGATGGGCCGCGAGCAATTGCGAGGCGAGATTCGAAAGGGCGTTAAGCAATTGGATGCAGGCGAGTTCTACGACGAAGAAGCCGTGTTCAACGAGGTCAATGCAGAGATTGACAAGGTAGAAGCCGAGCAGCAGGGAAGCTGA